The following DNA comes from Agromyces mangrovi.
CTGATGGGCGACGACGTGGGCACGGGCGAGCAGCTCACCTACGCGCGCAACGACGACGAGAGCCGTTTCGAGATCTTCCTCGGAACGGCTCTCGCCGGCTTCTCCGAGTTCAAGGAGCGCGGCGACCGCATCACGTTCCTGCACACCGAGGTCTTCGACCGGTACGAGGGGCAGGGCATCGGCAGCCAGCTCGCCCGGTTCGTGCTCGACGACGCCGTCGCCCGCGGGCTGCTGATCGTGCCGCGCTGCCCGTTCATCGCCGCGTACCTCCGCCGCCACGAGGAGTACGAGGACCACGTGCGCTGGCCCCCGCGCGCGCCCTGAGCCGCCCGGTCGCGAACGAGTCCGCGCCGCCCCCGTACGGGGACTGTCCGTGGCATCCGCCCGGTCGTAATCTGGCCCCACCGACCCCGGACGGGCGAGGTGCGACCCAGAGCAGCGACGGCGGCGGGCGAGCGATGCCCGCAGACACAGCCGCTCCCGGACGAAAGGGGATCGGGCCCGGTGCCCCGGGCTCGCCGCCGGCTCCGGAGTCGCGGCGGCAGTACCCGTGCCCCTGCGACACGTTGTCATCCGATGGGTCCGCGTTCACCGTCCCGGCTCCCGAAGTTCGGGTCGGGCGCCGGAACCGAGTCCGGGGGAGTCGAGGAGGGGTGAGGGGGTAGGGCCCTCGCCCCTTACTCGACGCGCGCTCAGTCGGTGGCGGCGACGCCGCTGCGCAGCTTGTCGCAGAGCGCGGTGAGCTGCGCGAGTTCGTCTGCGTCGAGCCCGTCGCCCATGTGGCCGGAGATGCTCTCCATGTGCTCGAGCGCCACGCGCCGGAACACCTCGAACCCGCTCTCCGTCAGGGTGACGATCGTGCCCCGCCCGTCGGCCGGGTCGTCGCTCTTCGCGAGGTACCCGCGCGCGGTGAGGCGGTCGACGAGCCGGCTCACGCTCGGCTGGGTGATGAGCACGTGCGTGTTGAGGTCCTTCAGGCGCAGCTGGTGGCCGGGATGCCGCGAGAGGTTGAACATCACGTCGTACTCGTTGAGCGAGATGATCTCCGAGGGGAACTCCGCCTGCAGCCGGCGCATCACCGTGACCTGGGCGCGGAACAGCGACTCCCACGCGGCGACCGCGGTCGTGCGCTTCGACACGGTTCCTCCCCTCGTTGCTCCCACAATAGGCAACGCCGGGCTGGTCGCGCTCTCACCCGTCCGGGTGGCACGAAACGAGGGTGTCGCGGACCCGGTACTGGAGACGGGTGAGGGCCGGTCGTAGAGGCTGACGACCGGCCCTCTCCCTTGCACCAAGAGTGTCCTGCAATCACATTCCGCGCCGCCTGCCACAGCAAACAGGTGGCGCACAACGAATATATAACGGAACGGTAACGGGCGCTAGTTATCAATCTGAGATTTTTCGACGAATCCGGATTCGTGCCCGTCGAGGGGTCCCCGGGCGCCTGGCCGCGATCCGGAAACGATGTGATCGTCCATTAACTTTTTCTTGCGCTCGGGCCGCGGCGCACGGCATGCTTGCCGCAGCAATGACGCGACCCTGGGAGAGATCCGTGGAACTGAGCGCAACGCAGCGTGCGGCCCTGACGACCATCTGCGACACCTTCGCACCCGGCGACGGCAACGGCATCCCGCCCGCGAGCGCGCTCGGCGCGGTCGCGCTCGCCGAGGGCATGGCCGGGTCGAACCCGCGCCAGGCGGAGATCGACCAGCTCGGGCAGATCCTGAAGCTGTGGAACACGCGCAGCTTCGGCATGCTGCTCGGCATCGGTCCGCGCCGGTTCGGCGACCTCTCGCCGGCGCAGCGCGAGACGGCGCTCATCGCGCTCGGCGACTCGAGGCTGCCGCTCAAGCGGGTGCTGTTCCAGAACCTGAAGTCCGCGGCGACGCTCTCGTACTACCTGTCGCCCGGCGCGAACGGCACCTCGCCGCTCTGGAGCGCGATGGGCTACCCCGGTCCGCTGGGGGTGCGGGCGGACGCCCCGGAGCGGCCCCTCTCCCCGGTCACCCCCGCGGCCGACACCGACCTCTCCTGCGACGTGGTCGTCGTGGGCTCGGGTGCCGGCGGCGGCACCGCGGCGGCCGTGCTCGCGCAGGCCGGCTACGACGTGATCGTGCTCGAGAAGGGCGGCTACTTCGACGACCGCGACTTCGACGGCGGCGAGCTGACCGGACTCACCACCCTGTATGCACCGGGCCCGAGCGCGACGGCCGAGGGGCAGCTGAGCCTGCTCTCGGCGCAGTGCCTCGGCGGCGGCACGGTCGTGAACTACTCGACCTCGTTCCGCACCCCAGATCACGTGCGCGCGGAGTGGGCCTCGCTCGGCGCGGCCCAGTTCGCGAGCGAGGAGTTCGACCGGTCCCTCGACGCGGTCTGGGCGCGCATCGGCGCGAACGGCGACTACAGCCGGCCGTCGAACCGCGACCAGATCCTCGAGCGCGGGCTCACGAAGCTCGGCTGGCACGTCGGCTCGCTCGAGCGCAACGTGCGCGCCTGCGACATGGCCATCGAGTGCGGCCGCTGCGGGTCGGGCTGCCGCATCGGCGCGAAGCAGTCGACCACGAAGACGTGGCTGCTCGACGCCGAGCGCGCGGGTGCCCGCCTGTACACCGGGGTCGACGTGCGCGAGGTCACGAAGTCGGGCGGCAGAGCGACCGGCGTCGTCGGTCGCACGGCCGCGGGCCACCGCGTGACAGTGCGCGCGAAGGCGGTCGTCGCGGCCGCCGGCGCGGTGCAGACGCCTGCGCTGCTGCGCCGCTCGGGCCTCGAGAACCCGAACATCGGCAAGCACCTGCGGCTGCACCCGGCCACCGCCGTCTGGGCGGAGTTCGACGAGGAGGTGCGGCCCTGGGAGGGCGGCATGCAGACCCGCTACTCCTCCCAGTTCTCCGACATCGACGGCTCCGGCTACGGTGTGGTCTTCGAGACGGCGGCCGCGAACCCGGCGATCTCGGTCGCCTTCCTCCCGTGGCGCGGTGCGGGCACCCACCTGGAGCGGATGCGACGGCTGGCGCACATGTCGAGCGTCGGCGTCATCACCCGCGACCAGGACTCGGGCGAGGTGAAGGTCGGCAAGGACGGCGAGCCGGTGCTGCACTACACGCTCTCCGACCGCGACGCCGGGCGCATGCGCGCGGGCATCGACGGTGCGGCGAAGGTGCTCGAGGCGGCCGGCGCGAAGTCGATGTTCACGGGTCACCAGGCGGGCATCACCTGGGAGCGCGCGTCGGGCGAGTCGGTGGGCGGCTTCACGTCGCGCGCGCACGCTGCGGGCTACGGGCCGGGTCAGTGCACGATGGCGGCGCTGCACATCATGGGCTCGGCCCGCATGGGCGGCTCGGCGGCCGACACGGCGCTCGACCCCGACGGCGCGACTTGGGAGGTGCCGAACCTCGTCGTGGCGGATGCCTCGTGCTTCCCGATGAGCTCGGGTGTGAACCCCATGGTGACCATCGAGGCGATCGGCCACATGAACGCGACCCGGCTCGCCGGGAGGCTCTAGGCTCTCGGAGGGCGCCGCCGGCGCGGCATCCGTTCACTCGCTGTTCTTTTGAGTCATTCAAAAGAACCGGCTAGACTGGCCGTGATGACGGACGAGCACGGCACTGCACTGCGCGAGGCGGGACTGCGGATCACCGCGGGCCGCGTCGCCGTGCTCGACGGGCTCGCCGCCATGCCGCACGTCGACGCCGACCGGCTGCTGCCGTACGTCGCGTCGCGCGTGCCGACCACCTCGATCCAGTCGGTGCACAACATCCTGACCGACCTGACCGAGGCGCGCCTGATCCGCCGCATCGTGCCCGCGGGCTCCGCCGCGCTGTACGAGCGCCGCATCGGCGACAACCACCACCACCTCGTGTGCCGCAACTGCGGCCGGGTGACCGACGTCGACTGCGCGATCGGGGCGCCCCCGTGCCTCGAGCCGTCGTCGACCGAGGGGTACGAGATCGAGTCCGCCGAGGTCACTTTCTGGGGCACCTGCTCCCAGTGCCTGGCGGATGCCGCGGGCGAGCCTCGCCCGTAGCCACCGACGTCCGGCCGCGCCGCGGCCGGAACATGGACCGAACACAGGAGGAGCCATGACCACCAAGCCGACCACGACCCAGACCGGCGCCCCGGTCCCGAGCGACGAGCACTCGCTCACCGTCGGCAACGACGGCACGACCGCGCTGCACGACCGGTACCTGGTCGAGAAGCTCGCGCAGTTCAACCGAGAGCGCATCCCGGAGCGCATCGTGCACGCCAAGGGCGGCGGCGCGTTCGGCACCTTCGTCGCGACCGGCGACGTCTCGCAGTACACGACCGCGGCGGTCTTCCAGCCCGGCGCCGAGTCGGAGACGCTGCTGCGCTTCTCGTCCGTCGCCGGCGAGCAGGGCTCGCCCGACACCTGGCGCGACGTGCGCGGCTTCTCGGTGAAGTTCTACACGACCGAGGG
Coding sequences within:
- a CDS encoding MarR family winged helix-turn-helix transcriptional regulator: MSKRTTAVAAWESLFRAQVTVMRRLQAEFPSEIISLNEYDVMFNLSRHPGHQLRLKDLNTHVLITQPSVSRLVDRLTARGYLAKSDDPADGRGTIVTLTESGFEVFRRVALEHMESISGHMGDGLDADELAQLTALCDKLRSGVAATD
- a CDS encoding GNAT family N-acetyltransferase, translated to MGDDVGTGEQLTYARNDDESRFEIFLGTALAGFSEFKERGDRITFLHTEVFDRYEGQGIGSQLARFVLDDAVARGLLIVPRCPFIAAYLRRHEEYEDHVRWPPRAP
- a CDS encoding FAD-dependent oxidoreductase codes for the protein MELSATQRAALTTICDTFAPGDGNGIPPASALGAVALAEGMAGSNPRQAEIDQLGQILKLWNTRSFGMLLGIGPRRFGDLSPAQRETALIALGDSRLPLKRVLFQNLKSAATLSYYLSPGANGTSPLWSAMGYPGPLGVRADAPERPLSPVTPAADTDLSCDVVVVGSGAGGGTAAAVLAQAGYDVIVLEKGGYFDDRDFDGGELTGLTTLYAPGPSATAEGQLSLLSAQCLGGGTVVNYSTSFRTPDHVRAEWASLGAAQFASEEFDRSLDAVWARIGANGDYSRPSNRDQILERGLTKLGWHVGSLERNVRACDMAIECGRCGSGCRIGAKQSTTKTWLLDAERAGARLYTGVDVREVTKSGGRATGVVGRTAAGHRVTVRAKAVVAAAGAVQTPALLRRSGLENPNIGKHLRLHPATAVWAEFDEEVRPWEGGMQTRYSSQFSDIDGSGYGVVFETAAANPAISVAFLPWRGAGTHLERMRRLAHMSSVGVITRDQDSGEVKVGKDGEPVLHYTLSDRDAGRMRAGIDGAAKVLEAAGAKSMFTGHQAGITWERASGESVGGFTSRAHAAGYGPGQCTMAALHIMGSARMGGSAADTALDPDGATWEVPNLVVADASCFPMSSGVNPMVTIEAIGHMNATRLAGRL
- a CDS encoding Fur family transcriptional regulator, whose translation is MTDEHGTALREAGLRITAGRVAVLDGLAAMPHVDADRLLPYVASRVPTTSIQSVHNILTDLTEARLIRRIVPAGSAALYERRIGDNHHHLVCRNCGRVTDVDCAIGAPPCLEPSSTEGYEIESAEVTFWGTCSQCLADAAGEPRP